TTTGGATTGCCATTAGAATCGAACTCTTGTCCAGGATCCGCTGGCGGAGAACCATCAGGGGTATAGTGAAACTCGTAGGCAACCCAGCAATTTCCTCGCTCGAAGCTCTTGTATTCAGCATTGACTAGCGCATAGCCAAAGTTCACTTCAACCGTATCCATGGGATACCAAGTGGCTTCTAACTCCAGTCCAGAGATTTCATAATCACCGGCATTTTGTAAGTTAAAGCCATTGCCGGTAAAGGTGTTTGCTTGGAAGTCTTCTACTGTGGTGTAATGAGCTGCTGCATTAATACGCAGGTTTTGCTCATCAAAATCCTTCTTAATTCCCAATTCATAAGACGTAGAGGTCTCCGCTTCAAACAGCGGATTGAATCCAGCACGGATCCTATCAGTGTTGGTGCCACCAGATTTATATCCTGTTCCCACAGATGCATACATCAAAGTGTCATCGTCTGGCTGATAACTTAGTTTCAAAGTACCAGTAATGCGGTCATCCTTTAAAGAATCTTCGACATCAGGTCTATCAGATGTCGTTGCAGCCAGTGCTTTGAAGCCCCAGCCTAAAGTTTGGAAGGGGGCAATAGCCGCCATGTCGGCCGCGCTAGGCGCTTGACCACTCATCAATGCAGCGCCAATATTAGGCAATGCAGCGCCAGCTACCGCAGCACCATAAATCAGTGAGCCAGGTGCCGGAGCGCTAGGGTTGCCAACTTCACTGAAGAAAGTTGGATATTCTTCCCCCCCAGGCATGTTTTCGCTAAAGACGTTGAGTATGTCTTTCGTTTCATCGGTGTAGCGCAAACCAGCGGTTAAGGTAAATTGCTCATTCAATTTGTAATCAAACTGACCATATATGGCATAACTTTTATGGTCTTGCTGGGCAACATGGTCAAAACCTGTACCTGCAGGAGCAGCTTCAGCCACTGGCGCGATTGCTCCGCCACTTAGCGCACTGATTTGGTTAATGCCGGCAAATAGTGGATCAAAGGCCCCGCCGAACTGTGATAAGAAGAAGGGGTTGAACAAGGTATCCGTATACAGACTGTAATCTAGATCTAATTCTTGTTCGAAGTAGTAAACACCCACAATGTAGTTTAAATCTTGGCTGGTATAATCGAGACGGAACTCCTGCGAGAATGAGCTTTGTTGGGCATCGTTTTTGGTACCAAATAAATCGGCATCGGTAAAATCAGAATCTATTAAGTCATAGGATTCAAAATCACGGTACGCTGAAATGGCAACAAAGGTATAGTTGTCATCGATGTCGTAATTTATCTCAGCCGACAAACCTTTGTCGGTCATACTCGATTCTGGTAAAAAGGATACGGCAATTTCACGATTGAAAAATGCATCGCCACCTTCCATGTAGGTGCCACCAAGTAAAGATATTGCTGCATCAGAGCCAAAACGGCCCTCAACCCCTTCAGAGGTTCGGTTACTGCGTTGAACCGGTGCGCCGCAGCATATTTCATCGATTTCGGCATAATCTGCAATCAAACGGATAGATAAATCATCAGTAGGCGTATATAAAGCCTGCAAGCGGGCACCCCAACGATCTCGGTCATTAACCTTATCATCACCCAAATTTACATCGCTGATAATACCGTCTCTTTTGCTACCAAAACCTGTCGCTCTGAACGCCAGCACGTCTTCGATTGCCGAGAATGACATAGCACCTGAGTAGTTAATTAGTCCAAAATTACCCACGGTTGCTTCCACAAACCCATCGTCGCCATCATGGCTTGGGGCCACTGTGCGAATTAATATCGCACCTGAGGGAGTGTTTTTACCAAACAAGGTACCCTGAGGCCCTCTTAATACTTCTACAGCTGCGATGTCGACTAAATTGTTAATCATTGAATTTTGACGAGCACGGTATACACCATCCACATATAAACCGACCGAGGATTCTAAACCAAAGTTTTGT
Above is a window of Aliiglaciecola sp. LCG003 DNA encoding:
- a CDS encoding TonB-dependent receptor, which translates into the protein MSKYLPSTFKQKPIPLLVALSLGLSGTHALAQEQAEVKKSGLETITVTAQKRAQNLQEVPVAVTAFTGDEMGESVIKDLYDLQTNVPGLGAFQSQSATNSSFSIRGVGTSSQNFGLESSVGLYVDGVYRARQNSMINNLVDIAAVEVLRGPQGTLFGKNTPSGAILIRTVAPSHDGDDGFVEATVGNFGLINYSGAMSFSAIEDVLAFRATGFGSKRDGIISDVNLGDDKVNDRDRWGARLQALYTPTDDLSIRLIADYAEIDEICCGAPVQRSNRTSEGVEGRFGSDAAISLLGGTYMEGGDAFFNREIAVSFLPESSMTDKGLSAEINYDIDDNYTFVAISAYRDFESYDLIDSDFTDADLFGTKNDAQQSSFSQEFRLDYTSQDLNYIVGVYYFEQELDLDYSLYTDTLFNPFFLSQFGGAFDPLFAGINQISALSGGAIAPVAEAAPAGTGFDHVAQQDHKSYAIYGQFDYKLNEQFTLTAGLRYTDETKDILNVFSENMPGGEEYPTFFSEVGNPSAPAPGSLIYGAAVAGAALPNIGAALMSGQAPSAADMAAIAPFQTLGWGFKALAATTSDRPDVEDSLKDDRITGTLKLSYQPDDDTLMYASVGTGYKSGGTNTDRIRAGFNPLFEAETSTSYELGIKKDFDEQNLRINAAAHYTTVEDFQANTFTGNGFNLQNAGDYEISGLELEATWYPMDTVEVNFGYALVNAEYKSFERGNCWVAYEFHYTPDGSPPADPGQEFDSNGNPNPYCNRSGDRPGGEPQNYAVVKVKKDFQMSDDIYSYVLAEYSYTGDMVLDGSNDPLTTQDAYQILNLRFFMSFSDYDTDVVFWARNVLDEEYINRTNFNTPLQSGKLNAYVAEPATYGITVKKRF